The Fusarium keratoplasticum isolate Fu6.1 chromosome 4, whole genome shotgun sequence genome contains the following window.
TCGCCGCATGTCCGTCGCAGATGCTACTCCTTCAAGGTGCCGCCCGCCGTCCATCCAACGTGGCTCTCCCCGGCCCCAAACCAATAGCCACAACGTCGCAGCCGTCCGTCTGGTGTCATGCATTCATGCCTCTTCAGTGGGCTCTCGAGTTCTCGACGCGAAACGGGCTCCACAAGCCGTCATGGCGTCGCGTCTCCAGAACGGTCCATCTCCATGTACACATGCACTTGGTTGGCCGAGCACCCACATGCTCACAAGAAGAGCCGGTTGGTGTCCATCTTTGGAACATGTTGGAAGCCCGTTGCACCTTTTTAACCTGGAACTTGCCCGTCGCCCCAGCCCAGCTGTCTCGCGGCAAATCAGACAGGCGCCTGGTGCACCAAAGTGCCTGCTTCGCCCGCACTAACACGGCATACCGATATTCAATGCCTCGGCTGACCTTCCGTGGCAATCTTGTTCATTCAAAAGCCTTGACCCGCGATCTCCATTCCCggccctcctccacaactCGGAACTCGACCGCGTCTTCTGGGAAGTATCCGGCATCCTGCCACGCCTTCATCGTAGCCCCGTCGTACGGTCCTTGACTGGCGCCTCCGTCTCGTCCATCTACCCATCGGAACTCCCACATCGTCCCCGGCTTCACCGCCGTCTcctgcccctccccctcctgATCCCGGTCAGCCTCTGTTGCTTCCGGCTCCACCCAATCCTCGCCAGTCTCTCTGCGATATTctcggacgaggagctccCGTTCCTGATCGTAAATGTCCTCGTGGTCCCGGCTTAGCAACTTGTCTGCAGCATCCGTGATGGCATCAATTGAAGCCTTTATCCGCTGCTGCTCTGCATCTTGGCTGTCAGCACTGCCGTCCACGTCCATGCCTTCAGCGCCCttgttcatcttcttgagcttccaCTTGGGGatcttcttgggctttgtTTGCTTCTTGCCAAGCCTGGCCAGCGCCTCGAGCGGTGTTTCTGTTCGGTCCAGATTGAGAATCAGAGTCTTGAGGAGGTCTGACACAAgaacctcatcttcgtccatACGTCGTTTTCGCGCCTCGGCCTCCCGCTTCTCATGGGCTGCCGCAGCCTTtttcatctccttcttgctAAGACCCTGGAGCCAGCTGTCATGAACGGCGTCGGGGTCGCCGCCTTTGCGGACGTAGTTGCCGTCTTGATCAAACTGAccctcttccatctcttgctTTAGGTTGAACGCCTCGACCTTGGGAGCATTTCTCTTGAGTCCTCCTGCGCCGACCTCTTCgtcaacgccctcctcctggaTAGCCAGATCcacgtcttcctcgtcgtcgctacTTGCTTCGTTGTCAAGCCGAATCTGATCCTTGTCCCTGcttgcttgttcttggccgACGATTTGATCATCGTCGAGAAAACggaccttgtccttcttgcggccgttcttgtcaaagtcgccatcctcgggagcttccttttcttcatcgtcgtcggcggcaaacatgtcatcgtcatcgtcatcaccagcagcagcacccgGAGCTGGGCCGGAATTGGTGGCATCGTAGTTGTCAAGCTGCTCTAGAATATTGACATTGCCTCGTTTGCGACTCTCGGCTCGGGCGTTAAAGTTTTCGTTGTCTGAGTCGCTGTCATAaccgtcgaggttgacagCACCTCGCTTCGTAGCAGCAGAGCCACCAATGACATCGGCATCGAGGATCGCATCGTCTTCGCGGGCATCGGGGGCCAAAGTCGAGGGGTTTCGGACGTCAAACTTGACCCGTTTGGAGTCGGAGCCATCTTCGTTGTGGTGAGTTCGCGCAAAGTTCTCGCCGTCGCGCTTGGGTCGCGCAGCCGAGTAGCGTGACGCCATTGTTGCTATGGCACAGAGGGTATGTGAATAAGCTGCTTCCTGGAAATGTGAATGTGGTAGGGAAAGGAAATGGATGATTTGGGGCGAAGGCGCAAAGTGAATGTGACAAAGGTAGAAAGCTTGAAGGAGCTTGGACGTTGTCGCCTGTAGGCTCTGGTGGGTAACAAACGCGCTATGCTGGTTGGAGCAGTGACAGCCATCCAACCTGGCTGCTATAGGGTGGGGATTCAATAATGTCGACAAAGAATCGAGACCAGAAACAATGAGGATTCCATGTCTAGTGATTTGTATTTGGCTTTCTTTTCTATTGAGCTATGAGCCATAATATTCACTATTTCTTTTTGTACTCTTTAAGCCGAAATATTTACCATCAATGTTGGTCCATGGTTGGAATGTCCATTGTCTCACTGCAGGACAGGTTCTCATTTTCACAGTACTTTAGACAAAGCAGAAGATGGCCTAAAAGTCTGCGTCATCTGCCTGGGTGACATTAATAACTGGACACAGAAACAGTAAAACCCCCATAAAGACGCTGCCTTATTTCTGCAACCAATTACCAACGTGCATTCTTTTTGTCAGCCTGCCCCAACTGCGTCATCCAAGAGCTGCCTCTGCCGTTTCGGCAGCCTCCACCCCCCCACGCGGCAGGAGCCTATGCCTGTGCCTACCGTGAGTGATGGTGGTCCTTGGAGACACCTGCGAccaccatcaagaagctctttcTTACTTAACCTTGAAACCCACAAGCCAACGCAGTCACCAACCGACACTCCCTCTTCGCCTTTGCTGATTCAGAGAGAGTAATCGTCCTATATATCCGAGCCTGGCACAGTCTCGATCGATCCTTCTTTGACCGCTCCCGCATACCTCGAACCTGGCCCCGCCACATCACCATACGATCCGCCCACGAGCAAGCCGCTGTCACCATGGTATGTCTCTTAGACTTCCCGTATCGGCACCGAATAGCTTCTAACGAGACCGCAGTACTCAGGCCTTGGCCGCGGGTATGATCCCGCTAATCCGGACCACCTCTACAACATGGCTCGCCATGGACGACGACCCATCGTGCAACGCTTCGACGAATACTATCGATGCTATCCCCTCATCATGGCACCCGGAGCCGAACGACCAGAGCTCAACTATGGATCCAAGatcatcctccctccctcggcCCTTGACAAGGTGTCCAAGCTCCACGTTCAGTGGCCGTTGCTGATGGAGTTGATCAACGGCGAGAAGGGAAAGCACTCGCATGCGGGTGTGTTGGAGTTTATCGCAGAGGAAGGCCGGGCATACATTCCGCAATGGGTACTATTCTCCTTCGTCTTACGCTCCGGAGAGAGTCAGGAACTAACTTCGTACAGATGATGGAAACACTGGGCATGGACGTTGGTGATATGATTCAGATCCGGACCACATCCCTggagctggccaagatggtCAAGCTGCAGCCGCAGTCTGTTAGCTTTCTCGAGATCAGCGACCCCAAGGCTGTCCTGGAGAAGGCCTTCCGCAACTTTGCTACCCTAACAAAGGGTGATGTTTTCAACTTTGCCTACAACGACGAAGTGTACGAAGTGGCTGTCCTCGACGTGAAGCCCGAGACGGACAAGATGGGTGTCAGTATGATCGAGACGGACGTGTCGGTAGAGTTTGCCCCTCCTGTCGGATACGTCGAGCCCGAGCGCAAGAGTGGCACAAGCACCCCGAGGAGCACACGAGGCGGCGGCGTTCCTGCTGGAGGTCTGCTACACAGCCAGGGCACCATGGCCCAAGCCATCAACTACAGCGCCATGGCCCCATCAGTAACCagcaacatcaccaacttccTGGGAGAGGGTCAGAAGTTGGCGAAGAAGGGCAGCAAGAATTCGACCCCTAAGCCGGCGACTCCTGTGCCTGTCCCAGTAGACATCCCGGGACTGCCAAAGCGACGTGATGGCGCCCCGGCAGCTCTCCGTCTGCCGCCCAACAAGCTCTTCTTTGGATATGAGATTAAGCCGGTCAAGACAGAAGCAGACAAAGagcaagagaaggag
Protein-coding sequences here:
- a CDS encoding GYF domain-containing protein is translated as MASRYSAARPKRDGENFARTHHNEDGSDSKRVKFDVRNPSTLAPDAREDDAILDADVIGGSAATKRGAVNLDGYDSDSDNENFNARAESRKRGNVNILEQLDNYDATNSGPAPGAAAGDDDDDDMFAADDDEEKEAPEDGDFDKNGRKKDKVRFLDDDQIVGQEQASRDKDQIRLDNEASSDDEEDVDLAIQEEGVDEEVGAGGLKRNAPKVEAFNLKQEMEEGQFDQDGNYVRKGGDPDAVHDSWLQGLSKKEMKKAAAAHEKREAEARKRRMDEDEVLVSDLLKTLILNLDRTETPLEALARLGKKQTKPKKIPKWKLKKMNKGAEGMDVDGSADSQDAEQQRIKASIDAITDAADKLLSRDHEDIYDQERELLVREYRRETGEDWVEPEATEADRDQEGEGQETAVKPGTMWEFRWVDGRDGGASQGPYDGATMKAWQDAGYFPEDAVEFRVVEEGREWRSRVKAFE